GGGCAATGCCCAAGTATGTAAGCTTCCCGATTTTCTGGCTCTTCCCCACTTTGCGTGCTGCCAGAATATGTTTGATTGGGCCCTGAAAGCCCAATTAAGTCGCATTTAGATAGTTAGAGCCCCGATTCTTCCCCAAGTAGGACATATTAGAATTCTTAATCTCAGAAACATGGCGTTCGATTCAAAAAAGGGCGTCCAAACGCTGATTTTTGAGCGTATTCGCCCTTTAGAATTCAAGTTGCTTGCTTACAGATAAAATGTGTAGCACGCAAAGTGGGGAAGAGCCTGTTCTTCGGGAATCTTACAAATGGAGGTAAACAGTGCGGTACATCATCACAGGCTCCTTGATCATCGTTGCCATTATACACCTACTGCCTCTATCTAGTGTAATAGGAAATGAACGCCTATCTGCACTTTATGGTATTTCTTTCGATGAGCCTAATATAGAGATCTTGATGCGTCATCTGGCCATGCTGTTTGGGTTACTCGGCTCCTTCTTATTGTATGCAGCCTTTGATAAATCTTTGCAACTCCTGGCTTTTCTTGCAGGTTTTGTGAGCGTTGTATCATTTATGTGGCTTGCCTGGTCGGTTGGTAGTACAATGCGGAGATAGAGCGTGTATTTATAGCGGATGTAATTGCATTAGTGTGCCTACTTGCTGGGATGGCAACTTATTTAGTCTTGACAAGAAGAGAAAAAAGCCCGGTAGCAGAACACCACGAACTTGGTTAACAGTATCTGCTTAAAGCTGCATAACAGCTCTAAGGAGGAAAAAGGCAACCAGAGCAGATTACGACTCAAAAAGGCACACCTCT
This genomic interval from Bacteroidota bacterium contains the following:
- a CDS encoding phosphopantetheine adenylyltransferase, whose product is MIIVAIIHLLPLSSVIGNERLSALYGISFDEPNIEILMRHLAMLFGLLGSFLLYAAFDKSLQLLAFLAGFVSVVSFMWLAWSVGSTMRR